A DNA window from Oscarella lobularis chromosome 8, ooOscLobu1.1, whole genome shotgun sequence contains the following coding sequences:
- the LOC136189910 gene encoding uncharacterized protein isoform X2, whose translation MSANNILIDALRGVNSPFGKRPNEKVAEFLAGMLQSTPDAFSVATTASDEQGMTMQLRINDRKAVINEFNRQHRDGKRQEYFSYLDQRIAVHHEKVNGSPPTYEIVLKLYDDHYVLQKSGKSSNDFQRKRKSLSPVSCSKRQEFSGYESQEPVESEDPSSSQNAGIQASTALFISAETGEGTSGYESQEPVDGENLSSSQNIQLLTAPSMNAKIGDESSGWESQEPFIWPCLLSELEHLPLPELQEGDVATQTGETMRLDSGIETENDVQETALKDASTVSSSTCYIKPNESSLQGDNVTVICSTLQEDTTYWVTFPDGMGRIEAVCEMSWAGQPCLTIKAPPKEQPGTVVVKIHDLNEQEVNDCPLTLTYVSEENLLIDISSRLRRFAEALEEKYCQIGLEKNRGIDDFIKRWTSTVVKKIERSYRLDDTIRATCEVLCHASFVRRYINGGRFGACEVESSESRRSAAILGIEPSPSKFIQDIVKIAIEDSRDSFREIISSYTVTVISPSLLCLEDYEEKLSLQQPRQQQPRQQQPRQQQSRQQLRHRLEQIKSTRRLEREQRRQRRVERMKRTGKAGKTGEQI comes from the exons ATGTCGGCGAATAACATCCTTATTGACGCTCTCAGGGGCGTAAACTCGCCCTTCGGAAAGCGCCCTAATGAAAAAGTTGCCGAGTTTCTAGCCGGGATGCTTCAGTCAACTCCTGATGCGTTCTCCGTCGCTACAACGGCGTCAGATGAACAAGGAATGACGATGCAGCTGCGGATTAACGATCGCAAAGCGGTCATCAACGAGTTCAACAGGCAGCATCGAGATGGAAAGCGACAGGAGTATTTTTCGTACCTTGATCAGCGCATTGCTGTTCACCATGAGAAAGTCAACGGTAGTCCTCCTACGTACGAAATCGTACTCAAACTGTACGATGATCATTACGTGCTCCAAAAAAGCGGCAAGTCATCTAACGATTTTCAACGCAAAAGGAAGTCGCTTTCGCCTGTGTCTTGCTCAAAGAGACAA GAATTTTCTGGGTACGAATCTCAAGAGCCAGTGGAAAGTGAGGATCCTTCTTCATCACAAA ACGCTGGCATTCAGGCCTCAACTGCATTGTTCATTAGTGCTGAAACAGGAGAGGGAACTTCCGGGTATGAATCTCAAGAGCCAGTGGATGGTGAGAATCTTTCTTCGTCACAAA ACATTCAGCTTTTAACTGCACCGTCCATGAATGCTAAAATAGGAGATGAGTCTTCCGGGTGGGAATCACAGGAGCCATTTATATGGCCGTGCCTTCTTTCAGAACTTGAGCACCTGCCACTTCCGGAACTTCAAGAAGG TGATGTGGCGACTCAAACAGGAGAAACTATGAGATTAG ATTCTGGCATCGAAACAGAAAATGATGTGCAAGAAACAGCACTGAAAGACGCAT CAACAGTATCGTCGTCTACCTGCTATATTAAACCAAACGAGTCGTCTTTGCAG GGGGATAATGTTACAGTTATTTGCTCTACACTGCAAGAAGATACTACGTATTGGGTGACATTTCCCGACGGGATGGGGAGGATAGAGGCTGTGTGTGAAATGTCTTGGGCTGGACAGCCTTGCTTGACAATCAAAGCGCCAC CGAAGGAGCAGCCTGGAACAGTTGTTGTGAAAATTCATGATTTAAATGAACAGGAAGTAAATGATTGCCCTCTGACACTCACGTATGTTTCGGAAGAGAATTTGCTAATTGACATTTCATCTCGTCTTC GACGATTCGCTGAAGCACTAGAAGAGAAGTACTGTCAAATAGGGCTTGAAAAGAATCGTGGCATTGATGACTTTATCAAGAGAT GGACATCAACTGTTGTGAAGAAGATTGAACGCAGTTACAGACTGGATGACACAATTAGAGCAACTTGCGAAGTACTTTGTCACGCATCCTTCGTGAGGAGATACATTAACGGAGGACGTTTTGGCGCATGTGAAGTCGAATCATCAGAGTCTCGAAG GTCTGCTGCTATTCTTGGAATTGAACCGTCACCTTCAAAGTTCATTCAAGACATCGTTAAAATTGCAATTGAAGACAGCCGGGATTCGTTTCGTGAAATTATTTCGAGCTACACG gTAACTGTCATCAGTCCGAGTCTCCTCTGCCTCGAAGATTATGAAGAAAAGCTGTCACTACAACAACCGCGACAACAACAACCGCGACAACAACAACCGCGACAACAACAATCGCGACAACAATTGCGTCATCGACTTGAGCAAATAAAAAGTACCAGGCGACTGGAACGtgaacaacgacgacaacgtcgagTTGAGCGAATGAAAAGGACAGGAAAAGCTGGTAAAACAGGAGAGCAAATCTAG
- the LOC136189910 gene encoding uncharacterized protein isoform X3 produces MSANNILIDALRGVNSPFGKRPNEKVAEFLAGMLQSTPDAFSVATTASDEQGMTMQLRINDRKAVINEFNRQHRDGKRQEYFSYLDQRIAVHHEKVNGSPPTYEIVLKLYDDHYVLQKSGKSSNDFQRKRKSLSPVSCSKRQEFSGYESQEPVESEDPSSSQNAGIQASTALFISAETGEGTSGYESQEPVDGENLSSSQNIQLLTAPSMNAKIGDESSGWESQEPFIWPCLLSELEHLPLPELQEGDVATQTGETMRLDSGIETENDVQETALKDASATVSSSTCYIKPNESSLQGDNVTVICSTLQEDTTYWVTFPDGMGRIEAVCEMSWAGQPCLTIKAPPKEQPGTVVVKIHDLNEQEVNDCPLTLTYVSEENLLIDISSRLPLEEKYCQIGLEKNRGIDDFIKRWTSTVVKKIERSYRLDDTIRATCEVLCHASFVRRYINGGRFGACEVESSESRRSAAILGIEPSPSKFIQDIVKIAIEDSRDSFREIISSYTVTVISPSLLCLEDYEEKLSLQQPRQQQPRQQQPRQQQSRQQLRHRLEQIKSTRRLEREQRRQRRVERMKRTGKAGKTGEQI; encoded by the exons ATGTCGGCGAATAACATCCTTATTGACGCTCTCAGGGGCGTAAACTCGCCCTTCGGAAAGCGCCCTAATGAAAAAGTTGCCGAGTTTCTAGCCGGGATGCTTCAGTCAACTCCTGATGCGTTCTCCGTCGCTACAACGGCGTCAGATGAACAAGGAATGACGATGCAGCTGCGGATTAACGATCGCAAAGCGGTCATCAACGAGTTCAACAGGCAGCATCGAGATGGAAAGCGACAGGAGTATTTTTCGTACCTTGATCAGCGCATTGCTGTTCACCATGAGAAAGTCAACGGTAGTCCTCCTACGTACGAAATCGTACTCAAACTGTACGATGATCATTACGTGCTCCAAAAAAGCGGCAAGTCATCTAACGATTTTCAACGCAAAAGGAAGTCGCTTTCGCCTGTGTCTTGCTCAAAGAGACAA GAATTTTCTGGGTACGAATCTCAAGAGCCAGTGGAAAGTGAGGATCCTTCTTCATCACAAA ACGCTGGCATTCAGGCCTCAACTGCATTGTTCATTAGTGCTGAAACAGGAGAGGGAACTTCCGGGTATGAATCTCAAGAGCCAGTGGATGGTGAGAATCTTTCTTCGTCACAAA ACATTCAGCTTTTAACTGCACCGTCCATGAATGCTAAAATAGGAGATGAGTCTTCCGGGTGGGAATCACAGGAGCCATTTATATGGCCGTGCCTTCTTTCAGAACTTGAGCACCTGCCACTTCCGGAACTTCAAGAAGG TGATGTGGCGACTCAAACAGGAGAAACTATGAGATTAG ATTCTGGCATCGAAACAGAAAATGATGTGCAAGAAACAGCACTGAAAGACGCAT CAGCAACAGTATCGTCGTCTACCTGCTATATTAAACCAAACGAGTCGTCTTTGCAG GGGGATAATGTTACAGTTATTTGCTCTACACTGCAAGAAGATACTACGTATTGGGTGACATTTCCCGACGGGATGGGGAGGATAGAGGCTGTGTGTGAAATGTCTTGGGCTGGACAGCCTTGCTTGACAATCAAAGCGCCAC CGAAGGAGCAGCCTGGAACAGTTGTTGTGAAAATTCATGATTTAAATGAACAGGAAGTAAATGATTGCCCTCTGACACTCACGTATGTTTCGGAAGAGAATTTGCTAATTGACATTTCATCTCGTCTTC CACTAGAAGAGAAGTACTGTCAAATAGGGCTTGAAAAGAATCGTGGCATTGATGACTTTATCAAGAGAT GGACATCAACTGTTGTGAAGAAGATTGAACGCAGTTACAGACTGGATGACACAATTAGAGCAACTTGCGAAGTACTTTGTCACGCATCCTTCGTGAGGAGATACATTAACGGAGGACGTTTTGGCGCATGTGAAGTCGAATCATCAGAGTCTCGAAG GTCTGCTGCTATTCTTGGAATTGAACCGTCACCTTCAAAGTTCATTCAAGACATCGTTAAAATTGCAATTGAAGACAGCCGGGATTCGTTTCGTGAAATTATTTCGAGCTACACG gTAACTGTCATCAGTCCGAGTCTCCTCTGCCTCGAAGATTATGAAGAAAAGCTGTCACTACAACAACCGCGACAACAACAACCGCGACAACAACAACCGCGACAACAACAATCGCGACAACAATTGCGTCATCGACTTGAGCAAATAAAAAGTACCAGGCGACTGGAACGtgaacaacgacgacaacgtcgagTTGAGCGAATGAAAAGGACAGGAAAAGCTGGTAAAACAGGAGAGCAAATCTAG
- the LOC136189910 gene encoding uncharacterized protein isoform X1, whose amino-acid sequence MSANNILIDALRGVNSPFGKRPNEKVAEFLAGMLQSTPDAFSVATTASDEQGMTMQLRINDRKAVINEFNRQHRDGKRQEYFSYLDQRIAVHHEKVNGSPPTYEIVLKLYDDHYVLQKSGKSSNDFQRKRKSLSPVSCSKRQEFSGYESQEPVESEDPSSSQNAGIQASTALFISAETGEGTSGYESQEPVDGENLSSSQNIQLLTAPSMNAKIGDESSGWESQEPFIWPCLLSELEHLPLPELQEGDVATQTGETMRLDSGIETENDVQETALKDASATVSSSTCYIKPNESSLQGDNVTVICSTLQEDTTYWVTFPDGMGRIEAVCEMSWAGQPCLTIKAPPKEQPGTVVVKIHDLNEQEVNDCPLTLTYVSEENLLIDISSRLRRFAEALEEKYCQIGLEKNRGIDDFIKRWTSTVVKKIERSYRLDDTIRATCEVLCHASFVRRYINGGRFGACEVESSESRRSAAILGIEPSPSKFIQDIVKIAIEDSRDSFREIISSYTVTVISPSLLCLEDYEEKLSLQQPRQQQPRQQQPRQQQSRQQLRHRLEQIKSTRRLEREQRRQRRVERMKRTGKAGKTGEQI is encoded by the exons ATGTCGGCGAATAACATCCTTATTGACGCTCTCAGGGGCGTAAACTCGCCCTTCGGAAAGCGCCCTAATGAAAAAGTTGCCGAGTTTCTAGCCGGGATGCTTCAGTCAACTCCTGATGCGTTCTCCGTCGCTACAACGGCGTCAGATGAACAAGGAATGACGATGCAGCTGCGGATTAACGATCGCAAAGCGGTCATCAACGAGTTCAACAGGCAGCATCGAGATGGAAAGCGACAGGAGTATTTTTCGTACCTTGATCAGCGCATTGCTGTTCACCATGAGAAAGTCAACGGTAGTCCTCCTACGTACGAAATCGTACTCAAACTGTACGATGATCATTACGTGCTCCAAAAAAGCGGCAAGTCATCTAACGATTTTCAACGCAAAAGGAAGTCGCTTTCGCCTGTGTCTTGCTCAAAGAGACAA GAATTTTCTGGGTACGAATCTCAAGAGCCAGTGGAAAGTGAGGATCCTTCTTCATCACAAA ACGCTGGCATTCAGGCCTCAACTGCATTGTTCATTAGTGCTGAAACAGGAGAGGGAACTTCCGGGTATGAATCTCAAGAGCCAGTGGATGGTGAGAATCTTTCTTCGTCACAAA ACATTCAGCTTTTAACTGCACCGTCCATGAATGCTAAAATAGGAGATGAGTCTTCCGGGTGGGAATCACAGGAGCCATTTATATGGCCGTGCCTTCTTTCAGAACTTGAGCACCTGCCACTTCCGGAACTTCAAGAAGG TGATGTGGCGACTCAAACAGGAGAAACTATGAGATTAG ATTCTGGCATCGAAACAGAAAATGATGTGCAAGAAACAGCACTGAAAGACGCAT CAGCAACAGTATCGTCGTCTACCTGCTATATTAAACCAAACGAGTCGTCTTTGCAG GGGGATAATGTTACAGTTATTTGCTCTACACTGCAAGAAGATACTACGTATTGGGTGACATTTCCCGACGGGATGGGGAGGATAGAGGCTGTGTGTGAAATGTCTTGGGCTGGACAGCCTTGCTTGACAATCAAAGCGCCAC CGAAGGAGCAGCCTGGAACAGTTGTTGTGAAAATTCATGATTTAAATGAACAGGAAGTAAATGATTGCCCTCTGACACTCACGTATGTTTCGGAAGAGAATTTGCTAATTGACATTTCATCTCGTCTTC GACGATTCGCTGAAGCACTAGAAGAGAAGTACTGTCAAATAGGGCTTGAAAAGAATCGTGGCATTGATGACTTTATCAAGAGAT GGACATCAACTGTTGTGAAGAAGATTGAACGCAGTTACAGACTGGATGACACAATTAGAGCAACTTGCGAAGTACTTTGTCACGCATCCTTCGTGAGGAGATACATTAACGGAGGACGTTTTGGCGCATGTGAAGTCGAATCATCAGAGTCTCGAAG GTCTGCTGCTATTCTTGGAATTGAACCGTCACCTTCAAAGTTCATTCAAGACATCGTTAAAATTGCAATTGAAGACAGCCGGGATTCGTTTCGTGAAATTATTTCGAGCTACACG gTAACTGTCATCAGTCCGAGTCTCCTCTGCCTCGAAGATTATGAAGAAAAGCTGTCACTACAACAACCGCGACAACAACAACCGCGACAACAACAACCGCGACAACAACAATCGCGACAACAATTGCGTCATCGACTTGAGCAAATAAAAAGTACCAGGCGACTGGAACGtgaacaacgacgacaacgtcgagTTGAGCGAATGAAAAGGACAGGAAAAGCTGGTAAAACAGGAGAGCAAATCTAG
- the LOC136189913 gene encoding protein arginine N-methyltransferase 1-like isoform X1, with the protein MALCVEEDPSSDWDDVEEEEEEEEPCQDLFSCKMFRNVEDMLENCKAVHKFDLNGFFKAKGLDFYGRIKLINFIRKLSPRPIDVTDAVTPYPWDDDTYLKPVLAPDPLLHWDCGSDTEEEEEDKDAPDLVDEKSTKSSDVRAVEEELVEARCQLDRMKHFVQELVTENSRKPTEPHVDDDDSYFESYSHFGIHREMLQDKVRTEAYRDFMTLNKALFQDKIVLDVGCGTGILSMIAAQCGAKKVIGVDNSDILYSAIEIVRENKLEETVDLIKGKIEEVELPIDQVDIIISEWMGYFLLFESMLDSVLFARDKWLSPGGKVFPDKCSLHLVAINDDQLWKNHIGYWDDVYGYKMSCMKKAAITEALIDVVNSDTVMTDSCIVKEIDICKVSGQELDFEADFQLQVVKEGMCTGLVGYFEAEFNGDVKIAFSCSPSHSPTHWKQTVFLLPKRMQLFKGKIIEGRLGCKRNLAYRRSLDIQLNFVGLPGYTIKYCIA; encoded by the exons ATGGCTCTGTGTGTCGAAGAAGATCCTTCGTCTGATTGGGACGATgtcgaggaagaggaggaagaggaagagccATGCCAAGACTTGTTCAGTTGCAAAATGTTCAGAAATGTCGAGGATATGTTAGAAAATTGCAAGGCTGTGCACAAATTTGACCTGAATGGATTTTTCAAGGCCAAAG GACTTGATTTCTACGGCCGAATCAAATTGATAAATTTCATCAGAAAATTG AGTCCACGACCTATTGATGTTACTGACGCTGTGACCCCTTATCCGTGGGACGATGACACCTACCTGAAACCTGTTTTGGCACCTGATCCTCTTCTACATTGGG ATTGTGGCAGCGACactgaggaggaggaggaggacaaAGATGCCCCAGACTTGGTAGATGAAAAGTCGACAAA ATCCAGTGATGTGAGAGCAGTGGAGGAGGAACTGGTGGAGGCAAGATGCCAATTGGATAGAATGAA GCATTTTGTTCAAGAGCTAGTGACGGAAAATTCAAGGAAGCCAAC AGAGCCTCACGTTGACGATGATGACAGCTACTTTGAGTCTTACTCCCATTTTGGAATCCACCGAGAAATGCTTCAA gacAAAGTGAGAACTGAGGCATACCGAGATTTCATGACTTTAAACAAGGCTCTCTTTCAAGAtaaa ATTGTTCTGGATGTGGGTTGTGGAACGGGAATTTTGTCTATGATTGCGGCTCAGTGCGGAGCCAAGAAAGTCATAGGTGTGGACAATTCAGATATACTTTACAGTGCTATAGAAATTGTCAG agaaaataaattagaaGAGACTGTGGATTTAATTAAGGGCaaaattgaagaagtcgaGCTTCCAATTGACCAG GTTGACATCATAATCTCAGAGTGGATG GGatattttcttctatttgaATCAATGCTAGATTCTGTTTTGTTTGCCAGGGACAAATGGCTTAGTCCGGGCGGAAAAG TATTTCCTGACAAGTGCTCACTACACTTGGTAGCCATCAATGATGATCAACTTTGGAAGAATCACATTGGTTACTGGGACGACGTCTACG GGTACAAGATGAGCTGCATGAAAAAGGCTGCCATCACTGAAGCTctgattgacgtcgtcaattcAGATACAGTGATGACAGATTCGTGTATAGTCAAG GAAATCGACATTTGCAAAGTTTCTGGGCAAGAATTAGACTTTGAAGCTGACTTTCAGTTACAAGTCGTGAAGGAAGGGATGTGCACG GGTCTTGTAGGATATTTTGAGGCGGAATTCAATGGAGATGTCAAG ATTGCGTTCAGCTGCTCGCCGTCTCACAGTCCAACTCACTGGAAGCAAACGGTTTTCTTGCTGCCTAAACGAATGCAATTATTCAAAG GAAAGATTATTGAAGGAAGACTCGGTTGTAAGAGGAATCTTGCTtatcgtcgttctcttgaCATTCAATTGAACTTCGTTGGTTTGCCTGGCTATACTATTAAATATTGCATTGCATGA
- the LOC136189913 gene encoding protein arginine N-methyltransferase 1-like isoform X2, producing MALCVEEDPSSDWDDVEEEEEEEEPCQDLFSCKMFRNVEDMLENCKAVHKFDLNGFFKAKGLDFYGRIKLINFIRKLSPRPIDVTDAVTPYPWDDDTYLKPVLAPDPLLHWDCGSDTEEEEEDKDAPDLVDEKSTNDVRAVEEELVEARCQLDRMKHFVQELVTENSRKPTEPHVDDDDSYFESYSHFGIHREMLQDKVRTEAYRDFMTLNKALFQDKIVLDVGCGTGILSMIAAQCGAKKVIGVDNSDILYSAIEIVRENKLEETVDLIKGKIEEVELPIDQVDIIISEWMGYFLLFESMLDSVLFARDKWLSPGGKVFPDKCSLHLVAINDDQLWKNHIGYWDDVYGYKMSCMKKAAITEALIDVVNSDTVMTDSCIVKEIDICKVSGQELDFEADFQLQVVKEGMCTGLVGYFEAEFNGDVKIAFSCSPSHSPTHWKQTVFLLPKRMQLFKGKIIEGRLGCKRNLAYRRSLDIQLNFVGLPGYTIKYCIA from the exons ATGGCTCTGTGTGTCGAAGAAGATCCTTCGTCTGATTGGGACGATgtcgaggaagaggaggaagaggaagagccATGCCAAGACTTGTTCAGTTGCAAAATGTTCAGAAATGTCGAGGATATGTTAGAAAATTGCAAGGCTGTGCACAAATTTGACCTGAATGGATTTTTCAAGGCCAAAG GACTTGATTTCTACGGCCGAATCAAATTGATAAATTTCATCAGAAAATTG AGTCCACGACCTATTGATGTTACTGACGCTGTGACCCCTTATCCGTGGGACGATGACACCTACCTGAAACCTGTTTTGGCACCTGATCCTCTTCTACATTGGG ATTGTGGCAGCGACactgaggaggaggaggaggacaaAGATGCCCCAGACTTGGTAGATGAAAAGTCGACAAA TGATGTGAGAGCAGTGGAGGAGGAACTGGTGGAGGCAAGATGCCAATTGGATAGAATGAA GCATTTTGTTCAAGAGCTAGTGACGGAAAATTCAAGGAAGCCAAC AGAGCCTCACGTTGACGATGATGACAGCTACTTTGAGTCTTACTCCCATTTTGGAATCCACCGAGAAATGCTTCAA gacAAAGTGAGAACTGAGGCATACCGAGATTTCATGACTTTAAACAAGGCTCTCTTTCAAGAtaaa ATTGTTCTGGATGTGGGTTGTGGAACGGGAATTTTGTCTATGATTGCGGCTCAGTGCGGAGCCAAGAAAGTCATAGGTGTGGACAATTCAGATATACTTTACAGTGCTATAGAAATTGTCAG agaaaataaattagaaGAGACTGTGGATTTAATTAAGGGCaaaattgaagaagtcgaGCTTCCAATTGACCAG GTTGACATCATAATCTCAGAGTGGATG GGatattttcttctatttgaATCAATGCTAGATTCTGTTTTGTTTGCCAGGGACAAATGGCTTAGTCCGGGCGGAAAAG TATTTCCTGACAAGTGCTCACTACACTTGGTAGCCATCAATGATGATCAACTTTGGAAGAATCACATTGGTTACTGGGACGACGTCTACG GGTACAAGATGAGCTGCATGAAAAAGGCTGCCATCACTGAAGCTctgattgacgtcgtcaattcAGATACAGTGATGACAGATTCGTGTATAGTCAAG GAAATCGACATTTGCAAAGTTTCTGGGCAAGAATTAGACTTTGAAGCTGACTTTCAGTTACAAGTCGTGAAGGAAGGGATGTGCACG GGTCTTGTAGGATATTTTGAGGCGGAATTCAATGGAGATGTCAAG ATTGCGTTCAGCTGCTCGCCGTCTCACAGTCCAACTCACTGGAAGCAAACGGTTTTCTTGCTGCCTAAACGAATGCAATTATTCAAAG GAAAGATTATTGAAGGAAGACTCGGTTGTAAGAGGAATCTTGCTtatcgtcgttctcttgaCATTCAATTGAACTTCGTTGGTTTGCCTGGCTATACTATTAAATATTGCATTGCATGA
- the LOC136189912 gene encoding kelch-like protein 17, giving the protein MSTESYERTCKSLTHKTTCFSTMNTFRSSETLCDVVLLPCAGEVRIPAHRLVLAIASPYFEAMFTSGMLESRESIVRLPDIEPEPLKSLVDFCYTGIIHITTSNAEAIFLGAHLFQLGEVVGFCERALIERVNETNCLLWAKIADQYDCKELKTISYRCVAFHLTKMTDDEDFLSLPADVLAQILSLDDLAVKSESEVISIIEKWINYDLKNRGDALTTLLESTRFYFLSEADVESLTRWENYASARFIRNCVRTSSEAIRIGRKSPLLAIRGSTTSKEHSRVESYCPIRNEWIKFAPLNISRTEMGVVSLGDSVYVLGGSTGNSGATVERYDAGEGRWIMDVPNMIKARKGNAYAECCGSIYAFGSYAGERYDPRANVWQEIELPDYLRCPVTNIEGVLSMNGQVLVFLAYLDQEAYAYDPVLGCCSHDHRFLGYDLWNGANVVKEQCLYHVGKRGNVDIFDSRVGKWSGCAAKSDLSPLDVVSDDTKLYAVGERLGTFYCQSFSWLDFRMMTWNEGPRLPKLRGKYRHSCGIALL; this is encoded by the coding sequence atgTCTACGGAATCGTACGAACGGACCTGCAAGTCTCTAACGCACAAAACGACGTGCTTCTCGACTATGAACACGTTTCGCTCATCGGAAACGctctgcgacgtcgttcttttgcCGTGCGCTGGCGAAGTCCGCATTCCAGCCCATCGACTCGTTCTCGCGATCGCAAGCCCTTATTTCGAAGCGATGTTCACAAGCGGCATGCTGGAAAGTCGCGAATCGATCGTCCGACTTCCCGACATCGAACCGGAGCCCCTCAAGTCTCTCGTCGACTTTTGCTACACGGGAATAATCCACATCACTACGTCGAACGCCGAAGCGATTTTTCTGGGCGCGCATCTATTTCAACTAGGCGAAGTCGTCGGATTTTGCGAGAGGGCTCTCATCGAACGCGTGAATGAGACGAATTGCCTTTTGTGGGCCAAAATCGCCGATCAGTACGACTGCaaagaattgaaaacgatttcATATCGTTGCGTTGCATTTCACCTCACCAAAATGACAGATGACGAGGATTTTTTGAGTCTACCCGCCGACGTTCTCGCTCAAATATTATCATTGGATGATTTAGCCGTCAAGTCTGAATCGGAAGTGATATCCATAATCGAAAAGTGGATTAATTACGATTTAAAAAATCGTGGCGACGCCTTGACGACGCTTTTGGAGTCAACCcgattttattttctgtCCGAAGCGGACGTCGAGAGCTTGACACGATGGGAAAATTACGCCAGTGCTCGTTTCATAAGAAACTGTGTCAGAACGTCGTCCGAAGCTATTCGAATAGGAAGAAAATCTCCTCTATTGGCTATTCGCGGAAGTACTACTAGCAAAGAGCACAGCAGGGTTGAGTCCTATTGCCCAATAAGAAACGAGTGGATAAAATTTGCGCCACTGAACATAAGCCGCACTGAAATGGGCGTCGTTAGTCTCGGCGATAGCGTCTACGTTTTGGGCGGCTCGACGGGGAATTCAGGCGCGACGGTCGAGAGATACGATGCAGGCGAAGGGCGTTGGATTATGGACGTTCCAAATATGATAAAAGCTCGAAAGGGAAACGCCTATGCGGAGTGCTGCGGATCCATATACGCTTTTGGTAGTTATGCTGGCGAGCGCTATGATCCTCGTGCTAATGTATGGCAGGAAATTGAGCTTCCCGATTACTTACGATGTCCTGTTACAAATATTGAGGGCGTTTTATCGATGAACGGACAGGTGCTCGTCTTTTTGGCATATCTGGATCAGGAAGCATATGCTTATGATCCTGTTTTGGGATGCTGTAGTCATGATCATCGCTTTCTGGGCTATGACTTATGGAACGGCGCTAACGTTGTAAAGGAACAATGTCTCTATCACGTAGGTAAGCGGGGTAATGTTGATATCTTCGACTCGAGAGTGGGCAAGTGGAGTGGTTGTGCTGCGAAGAGTGATTTGAGTCCACTTGACGTTGTCTCTGATGATACGAAGTTATATGCTGTTGGTGAACGTCTTGGGACTTTTTATTGTCAGAGTTTCAGTTGGTTGGATTTTCGAATGATGACATGGAATGAAGGACCTAGACTACCAAAACTACGTGGAAAATATCGTCATTCTTGCGGCATTGCATTGCTCTAA